A window from Schistosoma haematobium chromosome 1, whole genome shotgun sequence encodes these proteins:
- the PAFAH1B3 gene encoding Platelet-activating factor acetylhydrolase IB subunit gamma (EggNog:ENOG410WFFY~COG:I), which produces MIGSHNVGDSEEEVVKGILSVVEKTKSKQPRASLIVMGLLPCGRTPNKRRTKHEQINKLLTEAFTCRPDVTYLNPDWDNFIQQDGTISHRDMFDYMHPTENGYEKLCDPLLEELQNSLHTFLKTNAPNSFVEDS; this is translated from the exons ATGATTGGTAGTCACAACGTTGGTGATTCGGAAGAAGAGGTTGTTAAAGGGATCCTCTCCGTTGTTGAAAAGACGAAATCTAAGCAACCTCGCGCTTCCTTAATAGTTATG GGTCTTTTACCGTGTGGTCGAACTCCAAACAAAAGACGAACGAAGCATGAACAGATTAATAAACTCCTTACTGAAGCTTTCACCTGTCGACCTGATGTCACATACTTGAATCCTGACTGGGATAATTTTATCCAACAAGATGGAACTATTTCACATCGTGATATGTTCGATTATATGCATCCTACCGAAAATGGTTATGAAAAACTCTGCGACCCTTTACTAGAAGAACTTCAGAATTCTCTGCACACATTCTTAAAAACCAACGCACCCAATAGTTTTGTTGAAGATTCATAA
- the SAR1B gene encoding GTP-binding protein SAR1b (EggNog:ENOG410VAG9~COG:U): MSFIWDWLSGSVSKVLSYLGLWQKNGKLVFLGLDNAGKTTLLHRLKDDRMAQHVPTLHPTSEELSIGGMRFTTFDLGGHEQARRVWKNYIPAVDGLVFMVDAYDRNRFLESKKELDNLLQDEQIAHAPILILGNKIDKPGAASEEELRYFLGLQGITTGKGTINKSQIPTGRPIELFMCSILKRQGYGEAFNWLAQYLD, translated from the exons ATGAGTTTTATTTGGGACTGGTTGTCTGGTTCTGTGTCAAAGGTTCTGAGTTATCTCGGCTTATGGCAAAAAAACGGAAAGCTGGTATTTTTAGGGCTAGATAATGCTGGGAAGACAACATTACTGCATCGTCTGAAAGATGATCGCATGGCTCAACATGTTCCAACACTTCATCCAACTTCTGAAGAATTGTCGATCGGTGGGATGAGATTTACGACATTTGATCTTGGTGGGCATGAACAAGCAAGGCGCGTTTGGAAAAATTACATCCCAGCTGTTGATGGCCTTGTCTTTATGGTAGATGCATACGATCGTAACAG ATTCTTGGAGTCGAAGAAGGAGTTGGACAATCTCCTGCAGGATGAGCAGATAGCTCACGCTCCTATTTTAATACTCGGAAACAAAATAGATAAACCCGGTGCAGCTAGTGAAGAAGAATTGCGGTATTTCTTGGGGTTACAGGGAATCACAACAGGAAAGGGTACCATTAACAAAAGTCAAATACCTACTGGGAGACCTATTGAACTGTTCATGTGCAGTATATTAAAACGGCAAGGGTATGGTGAAGCGTTTAATTGGCTTGCTCAATATCTTGATTAA
- a CDS encoding hypothetical protein (EggNog:ENOG41034YR~COG:O,U) translates to MRVLSKGLPVVGFFFVMNMPSALVWYWTVSNIVSLLQSIILRQPLIRSYLNLPSVQKPPSVIEKKRGFIAGFKETLTNSRLLAELDSRERIDAKAWQKSGHKAPPVTFISDPTKLTSNHEKKFSSDKTTDNGSRVQLKIKQTLGNR, encoded by the exons ATGCGTGTTCTTTCAAAAGGGTTACCGGTTGTTGGTTTCTTTTTCGTAATGAACATGCCATCG GCTTTGGTATGGTATTGGACTGTTAGCAACATAGTTTCTCTTTTACAATCAATAATTCTACGTCAACCGTTAATTCGTTCTTATTTAAACCTCCCATCTGTTCAAAAACCTCCTTCAGTGATCGAAAAGAAACGTGGTTTTATCGCAGGATTCAAAGAAA CGTTAACTAATTCACGCTTGTTAGCGGAGTTGGATTCAAGAGAACGAATAGATGCGAAAGCTTGGCAGAAATCTGGTCATAAGGCTCCTCCTGTTACATTTATTTCTGACCCGACCAAGCTTACATCAAACCACGAGAAAAAATTTTCTTCTGACAAAACAACTGATAACGGATCACGAGTGCAGTTAAAAATCAAACAAACCCTCGGCAATCGGTAA